A stretch of the Capsicum annuum cultivar UCD-10X-F1 chromosome 8, UCD10Xv1.1, whole genome shotgun sequence genome encodes the following:
- the LOC107840024 gene encoding chlorophyll a-b binding protein CP24 10A, chloroplastic: MATTSAPVLNGLSSSFLTGGKKNQALLGAPLAARVGGAAIPKRFIVVAAAAAKKSWLPGVRAGGNLVDPEWLDGSLPGDYGFDPLGLGKDPAFLKWYREAELIHGRWAMTAVVGIFVGQAWSGIPWFEAGADPGAIAPFSFGSLLGTQLLLMGWVESKRWVDFFDPDSQSVEWATPWSKTAENFANFTGEQGYPGGKFFDPLSLAGTLKDGVYIPDTEKLERLKVAEIKHARLAMLAMLIFYFEAGQGKTPLGALGL, encoded by the exons ATGGCTACAACATCTGCTCCAGTGCTTAATGGTTTGAGCTCCTCTTTCTTGACTGGTGGCAAGAAAAATCAGGCCTTGTTGGGTGCTCCCCTTGCTGCCAGAGTTGGTGGTGCTGCCATTCCCAAGAGGTTCATTGTGGTGGCTGCTGCTGCTGCCAAGAAATCTTGGCTTCCTGGAGTAAGAGCTGGTGGCAATTTGGTTGACCCTGAGTGGCTTGATGGCTC GCTACCTGGTGATTATGGCTTTGACCCACTTGGTCTTGGCAAGGACCCTGCATTCTTGAAATGGTACAGAGAAGCTGAGCTCATTCATGGCAGATGGGCAATGACTGCAGTAGTTGGCATCTTTGTTGGTCAAGCATGGAGCGGCATTCCATGGTTCGAGGCTGGTGCTGACCCTGGTGCTATTGCACCTTTTTCTTTTGGATCACTTCTTGGCACTCAGCTTCTCCTCATGGGGTGGGTTGAGAGCAAAAGGTGGGTCGACTTCTTCGACCCCGACTCTCAGTCTGTAGAATGGGCCACTCCATGGTCAAAGACTGCTGAGAACTTCGCCAACTTCACTGGTGAACAGGGCTACCCAGGCGGCAAATTCTTCGATCCTTTGTCATTAGCTGGTACACTAAAGGATGGTGTTTACATCCCTGACACGGAGAAGCTTGAGAGATTAAAGGTTGCTGAGATCAAGCATGCTAGACTTGCCATGTTAGCCAtgttaattttctattttgaggCCGGGCAAGGCAAGACACCCTTGGGGGCTCTTGGTTTGTAA
- the LOC107840023 gene encoding protein WHAT'S THIS FACTOR 9, mitochondrial has translation MNLLQKSLLSTLKSIATKNLTFHYHNLQQHRTIVKVRLKWVKNRGLDHIIDVQTDLKAACLLKDAIVRSPVGYLTAKSLTDSQKLLGLTVPTLRFIRRYPTLFEEFPHPKYQSLPCFKLTHVAKILHDQELKMFDDNQSDLVVTVSKVLMMTTNRMVALQSLHPLKWDLGLPDDFDKKLTKEFPDHFRIVKGTNGLSCLKLIQWPEKYAVSELQKMNDDSSSPAGYREFKRGKAALEFPMNFPRGYGAQKKVKAWMDEFQKLPYISPYEDSRGIDPNSDLMEKRVVGVLHEFLSLTLYKKTKRNYLRNLREELYLPHRFTRIFTRYPGIFYLSLKCKTTTVALREGYRRGRLVNPHPLTRHRDKFHHVMRTGLIYRSRGVDILPQLENVPDEEEIESTDEEEIESIDECDGTSDAETGSDED, from the exons ATGAATTTGTTACAAAAATCTCTACTCTCAACCCTAAAATCCATAGCCACCAAAAACCTTACTTTCCATTACCACAATCTTCAACAACACAGAACCATAGTAAAAGTCCgtttaaaatgggtgaaaaacaGAGGTTTAGACCACATTATCGATGTCCAAACAGACCTTAAAGCAGCTTGTTTACTTAAAGATGCTATTGTCCGTTCACCAGTTGGTTATCTTACTGCTAAGTCACTAACTGATTCACAAAAACTTCTTGGACTTACTGTTCCTACACTTAGGTTCATTAGAAGATACCCTACTCTTTTTGAAGAGTTTCCTCACCCAAAGTATCAATCTTTGCCTTGTTTTAAGCTGACCCATGTTGCTAAAATTCTTCATGATCAAGAACTGAAGATGTTTGATGATAATCAGAGTGATTTGGTTGTAACGGTTTCTAAAGTCCTTATGATGACAACTAACAGAATG GTGGCGCTGCAATCATTACATCCTTTGAAATGGGATTTGGGATTGCCTGATGATTTTGATAAGAAATTAACTAAGGAATTTCCAGATCATTTTAGGATAGTTAAGGGAACAAACGGGTTGTCTTGCTTAAAGCTTATTCAGTGGCCAGAAAAGTATGCTGTTTCTGAGTTGCAAAAGATGAATGATGATAGCAGCTCTCCGGCGGGGTATAGGGAATTTAAAAGGGGCAAAGCTGCATTGGAATTCCCCATGAATTTCCCTAGGGGATATGGGGCACAGAAGAAGGTCAAGGCATGGATGGATGAGTTTCAGAAGCTGCCTTACATCTCACCTTATGAAGATTCAAGGGGAATCGACCCCAATAGTGATCTTATGGAAAAGAGAGTGGTTGGGGTTTTACACGAGTTCTTGAGCTTGACACTATACAAGAAAACGAAGAGAAATTACCTGAGAAATCTGAGAGAGGAATTATACCTTCCACATAGATTTACTCGAATATTTACTAGGTATCCAGGAATATTTTACCTCTCACTCAAGTGCAAGACAACGACTGTGGCATTGAGAGAGGGGTACCGTCGTGGGAGACTTGTAAATCCACATCCTCTAACACGCCACAGGGATAAGTTTCATCATGTTATGAGGACTGGTTTAATTTACCGAAGCAGAGGAGTGGACATTTTGCCGCAGCTGGAGAATGTGCCTGATGAAGAAGAGATTGAATCGACTGATGAAGAAGAGATTGAATCGATTGATGAATGTGATGGAACTTCTGATGCAGAGACAGGTAGTGATGAAGATTAG